Proteins from a single region of Sediminitomix flava:
- the yaaA gene encoding peroxide stress protein YaaA: MISIISPAKTLDYETKANTSDFTIPNKLQKSEQLIKELRKLKVEDIKGLMKISDDLSALNHQRFQDWHKDFSIDNAKQAVLAFKGDVYVGLDAYNLNDKDFEFAQDHLRILSGLYGILKPLDLIQPYRLEMGSKFSFKEYKHLYDFWGNSLTEEINHELESHNSKNIINLASNEYFKAIKKKELNAEIITPIFKDSKNGQYKVISFFAKKARGKMAAFIIKNQIDQAEALKDFNDEGYIFNQNLSKGNEWVFTREE; the protein is encoded by the coding sequence ATGATTAGTATTATTTCCCCTGCGAAAACACTAGATTACGAAACAAAGGCGAATACTTCTGATTTTACGATTCCAAACAAACTGCAAAAATCAGAACAACTGATAAAAGAACTCCGAAAACTAAAAGTTGAAGATATAAAGGGATTGATGAAAATTTCTGATGATTTATCAGCTTTAAACCATCAGAGATTTCAAGATTGGCATAAAGACTTTAGTATTGACAATGCTAAACAGGCTGTTTTAGCATTTAAAGGAGATGTTTATGTTGGACTTGATGCATACAACCTTAATGATAAAGATTTTGAATTTGCTCAAGACCATCTAAGAATTTTATCTGGCTTATACGGAATACTAAAACCATTGGACCTTATCCAACCATATAGATTAGAAATGGGTAGCAAGTTCTCATTCAAGGAGTATAAACACTTATATGATTTTTGGGGTAACTCACTTACAGAAGAAATAAATCATGAATTAGAATCCCACAACTCTAAAAACATTATAAACCTTGCCTCTAACGAATATTTTAAAGCAATAAAAAAGAAAGAATTAAATGCTGAAATAATTACTCCAATTTTTAAAGACTCTAAAAATGGACAATATAAAGTAATTAGCTTTTTCGCGAAGAAAGCGAGAGGTAAAATGGCTGCTTTTATTATTAAAAATCAAATTGATCAAGCTGAAGCACTCAAAGATTTCAATGATGAAGGCTACATCTTCAATCAAAACTTATCTAAAGGCAATGAATGGGTTTTCACAAGAGAGGAATAA